From Falco cherrug isolate bFalChe1 chromosome 4, bFalChe1.pri, whole genome shotgun sequence, one genomic window encodes:
- the EBI3 gene encoding interleukin-27 subunit beta isoform X2, whose amino-acid sequence MWSLELGSSAVSPDMKWLWVVAFVAPTCTVPYNGTAGSPGDNGDNGDRGRCALQHGTLGTLVLLRCPAAAGGPAEWRWGRTVLGTYPAPGLALPNASLAHEGHYSCHHPGTGETWATVCLQLGYPPALPAVECWAISYPQAVNCSWVLAPEPLLETHFVATYRHGVGGATEMGECVRTGPQSCSFGDLQMFSLTPYVVNVTAMNPLGSASRLLPFLLENIIKPDPPEDLRVSPIPGETKKLLVEWSPPGSWPFPQYFPLKYRIRYAQEGGSVTKTIGPYEQTSYTLTGVPPRTLHHIQVAAKDFTDSGEFSAWSLPASGMPWVEP is encoded by the exons ATGTG gTCCCTGGAactgggcagctctgctgtgtctCCGGACATGAAGTGGCTTTGGGTGGTGGCTTTTGTGGCACCCACCTGCACCGTTCCCTACAACGGCAcggcaggcagccctggggacaaTGGGGACAATGGGGACAGAG GCCGCTGCGCCCTGCAGCATGGCACCCTGGGCACCCTGGTGCTGCTGCGGTGCCCGGCTGCAGCAGGGGGGCCGGCTGAGTGGCGCTGGGGCAGGACTGTCCTGGGAACGTATCCTGCACCGGGGCTGGCCCTCCCCAATGCCAGCCTGGCCCACGAGGGCCACTACAGCTGCCACCACCCTGGCACCGGCGAGACCTGGGCCActgtctgcctgcagctgggct atccccctgcactgcctgcCGTCGAGTGCTGGGCCATCAGCTACCCGCAGGCAGTGAACTGCTCCTGGGTCCTGGCCCCCGAGCCACTGCTGGAAACCCACTTTGTGGCCACGTACAG GCATGGTGTGGGGGGGGCCACAGAGATGGGCGAGTGCGTCCGCACGgggccacagagctgctccttcGGGGACTTGCAGATGTTCTCCCTCACCCCCTACGTGGTGAATGTGACAGCCATGAACCCCCTGGGCTCTGCCTCCAGactcctgcccttcctcctggAGAACATCA TAAAGCCAGACCCCCCCGAGGACCTGCGGGTCTCACCCATCCCCGGGGAGACCAAGAAGCTGCTGGTGGAGTGGAGCCCGCCAGGGTCTTGGCCCTTCCCACAGTACTTCCCACTGAAGTATCGCATCCGCTATGCCCAGGAGGGTGGCTCTGTCACCAAAACG ATCGGGCCATACGAGCAGACATCATACACCCTGACAGGAGTGCCACCCAGGACGCTCCACCACATCCAGGTGGCTGCCAAGGACTTCACAGACTCTGGGGAGTTCAGCGCCTGGAGCCTGCCAGCCTCGGGGATGCCCTGGGTAGAGCCAtga
- the EBI3 gene encoding interleukin-27 subunit beta isoform X1, which produces MGPRGWLRVPHGEPRSHGVRSILPLPPPPSWQQDLATAVRTHPLSPGCAARPEGKLRHSTVGWPGDRSLELGSSAVSPDMKWLWVVAFVAPTCTVPYNGTAGSPGDNGDNGDRGRCALQHGTLGTLVLLRCPAAAGGPAEWRWGRTVLGTYPAPGLALPNASLAHEGHYSCHHPGTGETWATVCLQLGYPPALPAVECWAISYPQAVNCSWVLAPEPLLETHFVATYRHGVGGATEMGECVRTGPQSCSFGDLQMFSLTPYVVNVTAMNPLGSASRLLPFLLENIIKPDPPEDLRVSPIPGETKKLLVEWSPPGSWPFPQYFPLKYRIRYAQEGGSVTKTIGPYEQTSYTLTGVPPRTLHHIQVAAKDFTDSGEFSAWSLPASGMPWVEP; this is translated from the exons ATGGGGCCACGAGGGTGGCTGCGGGTCCCCCATGGGGAGCCCCGGTCACACGGGGTGCGTTCGATcctgcctctgccccctcctccttcctggcAGCAGGATTTGGCCACTGCGGTGAGAACCCATCCCCTGTCCCCAGGTTGTGCGGCAAGGCcagaagggaaactgaggcacagcactGTGGGGTGGCCTGGAGACAG gTCCCTGGAactgggcagctctgctgtgtctCCGGACATGAAGTGGCTTTGGGTGGTGGCTTTTGTGGCACCCACCTGCACCGTTCCCTACAACGGCAcggcaggcagccctggggacaaTGGGGACAATGGGGACAGAG GCCGCTGCGCCCTGCAGCATGGCACCCTGGGCACCCTGGTGCTGCTGCGGTGCCCGGCTGCAGCAGGGGGGCCGGCTGAGTGGCGCTGGGGCAGGACTGTCCTGGGAACGTATCCTGCACCGGGGCTGGCCCTCCCCAATGCCAGCCTGGCCCACGAGGGCCACTACAGCTGCCACCACCCTGGCACCGGCGAGACCTGGGCCActgtctgcctgcagctgggct atccccctgcactgcctgcCGTCGAGTGCTGGGCCATCAGCTACCCGCAGGCAGTGAACTGCTCCTGGGTCCTGGCCCCCGAGCCACTGCTGGAAACCCACTTTGTGGCCACGTACAG GCATGGTGTGGGGGGGGCCACAGAGATGGGCGAGTGCGTCCGCACGgggccacagagctgctccttcGGGGACTTGCAGATGTTCTCCCTCACCCCCTACGTGGTGAATGTGACAGCCATGAACCCCCTGGGCTCTGCCTCCAGactcctgcccttcctcctggAGAACATCA TAAAGCCAGACCCCCCCGAGGACCTGCGGGTCTCACCCATCCCCGGGGAGACCAAGAAGCTGCTGGTGGAGTGGAGCCCGCCAGGGTCTTGGCCCTTCCCACAGTACTTCCCACTGAAGTATCGCATCCGCTATGCCCAGGAGGGTGGCTCTGTCACCAAAACG ATCGGGCCATACGAGCAGACATCATACACCCTGACAGGAGTGCCACCCAGGACGCTCCACCACATCCAGGTGGCTGCCAAGGACTTCACAGACTCTGGGGAGTTCAGCGCCTGGAGCCTGCCAGCCTCGGGGATGCCCTGGGTAGAGCCAtga
- the EBI3 gene encoding interleukin-27 subunit beta isoform X3 — protein sequence MKWLWVVAFVAPTCTVPYNGTAGSPGDNGDNGDRGRCALQHGTLGTLVLLRCPAAAGGPAEWRWGRTVLGTYPAPGLALPNASLAHEGHYSCHHPGTGETWATVCLQLGYPPALPAVECWAISYPQAVNCSWVLAPEPLLETHFVATYRHGVGGATEMGECVRTGPQSCSFGDLQMFSLTPYVVNVTAMNPLGSASRLLPFLLENIIKPDPPEDLRVSPIPGETKKLLVEWSPPGSWPFPQYFPLKYRIRYAQEGGSVTKTIGPYEQTSYTLTGVPPRTLHHIQVAAKDFTDSGEFSAWSLPASGMPWVEP from the exons ATGAAGTGGCTTTGGGTGGTGGCTTTTGTGGCACCCACCTGCACCGTTCCCTACAACGGCAcggcaggcagccctggggacaaTGGGGACAATGGGGACAGAG GCCGCTGCGCCCTGCAGCATGGCACCCTGGGCACCCTGGTGCTGCTGCGGTGCCCGGCTGCAGCAGGGGGGCCGGCTGAGTGGCGCTGGGGCAGGACTGTCCTGGGAACGTATCCTGCACCGGGGCTGGCCCTCCCCAATGCCAGCCTGGCCCACGAGGGCCACTACAGCTGCCACCACCCTGGCACCGGCGAGACCTGGGCCActgtctgcctgcagctgggct atccccctgcactgcctgcCGTCGAGTGCTGGGCCATCAGCTACCCGCAGGCAGTGAACTGCTCCTGGGTCCTGGCCCCCGAGCCACTGCTGGAAACCCACTTTGTGGCCACGTACAG GCATGGTGTGGGGGGGGCCACAGAGATGGGCGAGTGCGTCCGCACGgggccacagagctgctccttcGGGGACTTGCAGATGTTCTCCCTCACCCCCTACGTGGTGAATGTGACAGCCATGAACCCCCTGGGCTCTGCCTCCAGactcctgcccttcctcctggAGAACATCA TAAAGCCAGACCCCCCCGAGGACCTGCGGGTCTCACCCATCCCCGGGGAGACCAAGAAGCTGCTGGTGGAGTGGAGCCCGCCAGGGTCTTGGCCCTTCCCACAGTACTTCCCACTGAAGTATCGCATCCGCTATGCCCAGGAGGGTGGCTCTGTCACCAAAACG ATCGGGCCATACGAGCAGACATCATACACCCTGACAGGAGTGCCACCCAGGACGCTCCACCACATCCAGGTGGCTGCCAAGGACTTCACAGACTCTGGGGAGTTCAGCGCCTGGAGCCTGCCAGCCTCGGGGATGCCCTGGGTAGAGCCAtga
- the LOC114015167 gene encoding collagen alpha-1(I) chain-like, protein MMQKEREKEETIPGKTSPGRCGGQQGPARSPSNQGALEGTVALPGPELSLAPAPGVCGAAGHLQTPALGVCGAAGHLQTPALGVSEGSRTLADPSPGGLWRQQDTCRPQPRGSVGQQDTCRPQPRGSVGQQDTCRPQPRGSVEAAGHLQTPAPGVCGAAGHLQTPAPGVCGAAGHLQTTAPGVLTGGRRQAALLAHAHGQARAAAASRRSHAGWQPALRALRRGGAGARAGGGAHAQSGALCAGGGRTALGCAGPRSLCHNPLWTALVLSDSLPRPSVFSMSLFLSAPLRTFLLASQGLSSASLVPHSHLLTL, encoded by the coding sequence atgatgcagaaggagagggaaaaggaggaaacaatCCCTGGCAAAACATCCCCAGGGCGCTgtggagggcagcagggcccTGCCCGCTCCCCTTCAAACCAGGGAGCACTGGAGGGCACAGTGGCTTTGCCTGGACCTGAGCtgagcctggccccagccccgggggtctgtggggcagcaggacaCTTGCagaccccagccctgggggtctgtggggcagcaggacaCTTGCagaccccagccctgggggttTCTGAAGGCAGCAGGACACTTGCAGACCCCAGCCCCGGGGGTCTGTGGAGGCAGCAGGACACTTGCAGACCCCAGCCCCGGGGGTctgtggggcagcaggacaCTTGCAGACCCCAGCCCCGGGGGTctgtggggcagcaggacaCTTGCAGACCCCAGCCCCGGGGGTCTGTGGAGGCAGCAGGACACTTGCAGACCCCAGCCCCGGGGGTctgtggggcagcaggacaCTTGCAGACCCCAGCGCCGGGGGTctgtggggcagcaggacaCTTGCAGACCACAGCGCCGGGGGTCCTTACAGGTGGCCGCCGCCAGGCGGCGCTGCTCGCACATGCGCATGGCCAGGCTCGTGCTGCCGCCGCTTCCCGCCGCTCGCACGCGGGCTGGCAGCCGGCGCTCCGCGCCCTCCGGCGGGGTGGGGCTGGCGCGCGGGCGGGAGGGGGCGCGCATGCGCAGAGCGGGGCCCTGTGCGCGGGCGGCGGCCGCACTGCGCTGGGCTGCGCGGGCCCGCGTAGTCTTTGCCATAACCCCCTCTGGACGGCTCTCGTCCTCTCAGATTCCCTCCCGAGGCCTTCCGTTTTTTCTATGAGCCTTTTCCTCTCTGCCCCCCTCAGGACCTTCCTCCTTGCCTCACAGGGCCTGTCGAGTGCCTCCTTGGTGCCCCACAGCCATCTTTTAACCCTTTAG